In Mesorhizobium sp., one DNA window encodes the following:
- a CDS encoding type II toxin-antitoxin system HicB family antitoxin: MKLRIVLEPSPEGGFTVFVPSLPGCVSEGDTRDEAMRNIREAVELYLEEVDDDRIAAPGAEVSELSF, from the coding sequence ATGAAGCTTCGTATTGTCCTCGAACCCAGCCCCGAAGGGGGGTTTACCGTGTTTGTTCCATCTCTTCCCGGCTGCGTCTCCGAAGGAGATACGAGAGACGAGGCTATGCGGAACATCCGCGAAGCGGTCGAACTCTACCTCGAAGAGGTGGATGATGACCGAATCGCCGCTCCCGGCGCGGAAGTCAGCGAACTGAGCTTTTGA
- a CDS encoding aminopeptidase P family protein — protein sequence MFQSFDVASDPSQGPARVARLREWLGRHGLDGFIVPRADEHQGEYVPARAERLQWLTGFTGSAGVAIILADSAQVFVDGRYTLQVRQQVDLSVFTVQSLIDTPPAKWLGENATNGARIGFDPWLHTISEAKAFKAALEKRGAELVALQHNPVDAIWDDQPGPPLETVDIQPFDYAGELAKDKLARMAESLRKVGLAHTVLTDPSSLAWAFNIRGRDVPHTPLALGFAIVAAHGPHLLFMDKRKLPRQTEAYLTQLADICPPSTLDERLAALARDDGKIGLDFGLAAEKLRLIIEECGGTVLAFADPARLPRAAKNAAELAGSRNAHRRDGAAVSRFVRWLEAQPAGSVDEIAAVRALENFRIRTGDELQMPLRDISFDTISGAGPNGAIIHYRVTTATNRTLGPGELYLVDSGAQYHDGTTDITRTLPIGEPTQEMRERYTLVLKGMIQLSMLRFPAGTRGADIDAFARAALWKAGLDYAHGTGHGVGSFLSVHEGPQRIAKTGMEKLLPGMILSNEPGYYKEGAYGIRLENLIVVTEPEPIEGGDISMHRFETLTLAPFDKRMIVTAMLTREEFDWLNAYHARVRHEVAPLLTGDERVWLESATSPFEDRHHPSR from the coding sequence ATGTTCCAGAGTTTCGATGTCGCTTCGGATCCCTCGCAGGGTCCGGCTCGCGTCGCCCGCCTGCGTGAATGGCTGGGCAGGCACGGCCTCGACGGTTTCATCGTGCCCCGCGCCGACGAGCATCAGGGCGAATACGTGCCGGCGCGTGCCGAAAGGCTGCAGTGGCTGACCGGGTTCACCGGCTCCGCGGGCGTCGCGATCATTCTCGCCGACAGCGCCCAGGTCTTCGTCGACGGCCGCTATACGCTCCAGGTGCGCCAGCAGGTCGATCTCTCCGTTTTCACGGTGCAGAGCCTGATCGACACGCCGCCGGCGAAATGGCTGGGCGAGAATGCGACCAACGGGGCCCGCATCGGCTTTGACCCGTGGCTGCATACGATTTCGGAGGCGAAGGCGTTCAAGGCGGCGCTGGAGAAGCGCGGCGCAGAGCTGGTCGCTCTGCAACACAATCCCGTCGATGCGATCTGGGACGACCAGCCGGGGCCGCCGCTGGAGACGGTCGATATCCAGCCGTTCGACTATGCCGGCGAGCTGGCGAAGGACAAGCTTGCTCGTATGGCCGAAAGCCTGCGCAAGGTAGGCTTGGCCCACACCGTCCTGACCGACCCGTCCTCGCTTGCCTGGGCCTTCAACATCCGCGGGCGCGACGTGCCGCATACGCCGCTGGCGCTCGGTTTCGCGATCGTGGCAGCGCACGGACCTCACCTGCTGTTCATGGACAAGCGGAAGCTGCCTCGCCAGACGGAAGCCTATCTGACCCAGCTCGCCGACATCTGCCCGCCCTCTACCCTCGACGAGCGCCTCGCGGCACTTGCCAGGGACGACGGAAAGATCGGCCTCGACTTCGGCCTGGCCGCGGAAAAGCTGAGACTGATCATCGAGGAGTGCGGCGGGACGGTCCTGGCGTTTGCCGATCCGGCCCGCCTGCCCCGCGCCGCCAAGAACGCGGCCGAACTCGCCGGCTCGCGCAACGCGCATCGTCGTGACGGGGCGGCCGTGTCGCGCTTCGTCCGCTGGCTCGAAGCGCAGCCGGCTGGATCGGTGGACGAGATCGCCGCAGTGCGCGCGTTGGAGAATTTCCGCATCCGGACAGGCGACGAATTGCAGATGCCGCTGCGCGACATCTCCTTCGACACGATCTCCGGCGCCGGCCCGAACGGCGCGATCATCCACTACCGGGTGACGACGGCGACCAACAGGACGCTCGGACCGGGCGAACTCTATCTCGTTGATTCCGGCGCACAATATCACGACGGCACCACCGACATCACTCGCACGCTGCCGATCGGCGAACCGACCCAGGAGATGCGCGAGCGCTACACGCTGGTTCTGAAGGGCATGATCCAGCTCTCGATGCTGCGCTTCCCGGCCGGCACGCGCGGCGCCGACATCGACGCTTTCGCCCGCGCCGCGCTCTGGAAGGCCGGTCTCGACTACGCCCATGGCACGGGCCACGGCGTCGGTTCGTTCCTCTCCGTGCACGAGGGGCCGCAGCGCATCGCCAAAACCGGTATGGAGAAGCTGCTGCCCGGCATGATCCTGTCGAACGAGCCGGGCTACTACAAGGAGGGCGCTTACGGCATCCGGCTGGAGAATCTCATCGTCGTCACCGAACCGGAACCGATCGAAGGCGGCGACATCTCGATGCATCGTTTCGAGACCCTGACGCTCGCACCTTTCGACAAGCGCATGATCGTCACCGCCATGTTGACGCGCGAGGAATTCGACTGGCTGAACGCCTATCATGCCCGCGTCCGCCATGAGGTCGCTCCGCTTCTAACCGGCGACGAGCGGGTCTGGCTGGAATCGGCGACCTCACCGTTCGAGGATCGCCATCACCCCAGCAGGTAA
- a CDS encoding AzlD family protein: protein MSETVWIILAGAVATYFARAGGHLVLSRFERIHPRVEAGLDAVPAAVLTTLFAPALFNGGLAEIGAMVAAGALALRFSLMPMFIAGAVVLIGLRYLLG from the coding sequence GTGAGCGAGACCGTCTGGATCATCCTCGCCGGCGCAGTCGCGACCTATTTCGCGCGGGCAGGCGGCCATCTCGTCCTCTCGCGCTTCGAACGCATTCATCCCCGCGTAGAGGCGGGGCTCGACGCCGTGCCGGCGGCGGTGCTGACAACGCTGTTCGCGCCGGCTCTTTTCAATGGCGGCCTGGCGGAGATCGGCGCGATGGTCGCCGCCGGCGCGCTCGCGCTGCGCTTTTCGCTGATGCCGATGTTCATCGCCGGCGCCGTCGTGCTGATCGGGCTGCGTTACCTGCTGGGGTGA
- a CDS encoding cytochrome b/b6 domain-containing protein — protein MAIPVRKGYSLLQIALHWLVAVLIAVQILYHEPMVGAWDAVRQGLAIPADLNLGVTVHVVAGVSVLLLVLLRLGVRIARGAPRVPENEPAPLKFVANATHILLYALMIAIPLGGLAAWAGGVKEAAQIHGLAANLLFALVLIHIAGALYQRFVLKTDVMTRMVVPEK, from the coding sequence ATGGCCATCCCCGTCCGCAAAGGTTATTCCCTGCTGCAGATAGCCCTGCACTGGCTGGTGGCGGTCCTGATCGCGGTCCAGATCCTGTACCATGAGCCGATGGTGGGTGCGTGGGATGCCGTGCGCCAGGGACTTGCCATCCCCGCGGACCTCAATCTGGGCGTCACCGTGCATGTCGTCGCCGGCGTCTCCGTGCTTCTGCTCGTGCTGCTTCGGCTGGGCGTGCGTATCGCCCGCGGCGCGCCCCGCGTTCCGGAAAACGAGCCGGCGCCGCTGAAGTTCGTCGCCAACGCCACCCACATCCTTCTCTATGCGCTGATGATCGCCATTCCGCTGGGTGGGCTCGCGGCATGGGCCGGCGGCGTGAAAGAAGCGGCGCAGATCCACGGGCTGGCAGCCAACCTCCTGTTCGCGCTCGTCCTCATTCACATCGCCGGTGCGCTGTACCAGCGTTTCGTGCTGAAGACCGACGTGATGACACGTATGGTGGTCCCGGAGAAGTGA
- a CDS encoding AzlC family ABC transporter permease, whose product MAAEIFSSSRTTSQFWSGFRLGIPVVVASAPFGVLFGALAAKQGMAFTDVVLMSATIFAGASQMVGIELFGKTIPAWVIVASIFAVNFRHVLYSAAVGRRITHWLPWQRAVGFFFLVDPIYAESERKIEHGETIGFSWYMGMAIPVYVMWITHSAVGAGFGALIPDTHALGLDFLLPIYFLGLVMGFRKRPRWLAIVLASGIVSVIAYHYVGSPWHVSIGAAAGILLAAALAKPHPPADPEPDESGVPL is encoded by the coding sequence ATGGCCGCAGAGATCTTCTCTTCTTCCCGTACCACAAGCCAGTTCTGGTCCGGCTTCCGCCTCGGTATCCCGGTGGTCGTCGCCTCGGCCCCGTTCGGCGTGCTGTTCGGGGCGCTCGCCGCGAAGCAGGGCATGGCGTTCACAGACGTCGTGCTGATGAGCGCGACGATCTTCGCCGGCGCCTCGCAGATGGTCGGCATCGAACTGTTTGGCAAGACGATCCCGGCCTGGGTGATCGTCGCTTCGATCTTCGCGGTCAACTTCCGCCACGTGCTCTATTCGGCGGCGGTCGGCCGGCGCATCACGCACTGGCTGCCCTGGCAGAGAGCGGTGGGATTCTTCTTCCTCGTCGACCCGATCTATGCCGAGAGCGAGCGCAAGATCGAGCATGGGGAGACCATCGGTTTCTCCTGGTACATGGGCATGGCGATCCCAGTCTACGTGATGTGGATCACGCACTCGGCGGTGGGTGCGGGGTTCGGCGCACTGATCCCGGATACCCATGCGCTCGGGCTCGATTTCCTGCTGCCGATCTACTTTCTCGGCCTGGTCATGGGGTTCCGCAAGCGGCCGCGCTGGCTGGCGATCGTACTTGCCTCCGGCATCGTTTCGGTGATCGCGTATCATTATGTCGGCTCGCCGTGGCACGTCTCCATCGGGGCGGCGGCGGGTATCCTGCTGGCGGCGGCGCTTGCCAAGCCGCATCCGCCGGCCGATCCGGAGCCGGACGAGAGCGGGGTGCCGCTGTGA
- a CDS encoding CreA family protein, translating into MNRLAAAALFLGLAASPAPAQEVGEVGVDWLGNDIIVEAFKDPQVDGVTCHVSYFERGVIDRLQKGNWFEDPSDSSIACRQTGPITIRDIDLDKGGEEVFNQGISLIWKQRVVNRIYDKTNDTLIYLSHSRQVQDGSAKMSLSSVPLYGQTVTWTNGKPQ; encoded by the coding sequence ATGAACCGTCTCGCCGCCGCAGCGCTTTTCCTCGGCCTCGCCGCGTCTCCAGCTCCCGCGCAGGAGGTCGGCGAAGTCGGCGTCGACTGGCTCGGCAACGACATCATCGTCGAGGCGTTCAAGGACCCGCAGGTCGACGGCGTCACCTGCCACGTCTCCTATTTCGAGCGCGGGGTGATCGACCGGCTGCAGAAGGGCAACTGGTTCGAAGACCCCTCCGACTCCTCCATCGCCTGCCGTCAGACCGGGCCGATCACCATCCGCGACATCGACCTCGACAAGGGCGGCGAGGAGGTCTTCAACCAGGGCATCTCGCTGATCTGGAAGCAGCGGGTCGTCAACCGCATCTACGACAAGACCAACGACACGCTCATCTACCTGTCGCATTCGCGCCAGGTGCAGGACGGTTCGGCCAAGATGTCGCTTTCCAGCGTTCCCCTCTACGGCCAGACGGTGACCTGGACGAACGGCAAGCCGCAGTAA
- a CDS encoding 50S ribosomal protein L11 methyltransferase, which translates to MGQLRYFLRATKAEAEHTFAVLEAALEEEAWPLSIFEVDEKAAVFEISAYADEAEEGVAERLSALVPDEASSRTFAVEPVPDIDWVTKSLEGLKPVRAGRFLVHGSHDRDKRRIGDIAIEIEAGLAFGTGHHGTTAGCLQVLSEVVRREHPRNALDLGTGSAVLAIALAKMAHIPVLATDIDPVATEVADENARINGVASYLTCETAVGFHHPVFAAAGPFDLIVANILARPLMRLAPDMARHIAPGGSLVLSGILDSQRNAVVAAYVGQRFRHVRTLHREGWVAIHLKR; encoded by the coding sequence GTGGGCCAGCTTCGCTACTTTCTCCGCGCGACCAAGGCCGAAGCGGAACATACCTTCGCCGTGCTCGAGGCTGCGCTGGAGGAAGAGGCCTGGCCGCTGTCCATCTTCGAAGTCGACGAGAAAGCGGCGGTCTTCGAGATTTCGGCCTATGCCGACGAGGCCGAAGAGGGCGTCGCCGAGCGACTGTCCGCGCTGGTCCCCGACGAGGCCTCGTCACGCACCTTCGCCGTCGAGCCGGTGCCGGACATCGACTGGGTGACCAAGTCGCTCGAAGGATTGAAGCCCGTCCGCGCCGGCCGTTTTCTCGTGCACGGCTCGCACGACCGCGACAAGCGGCGCATCGGCGACATCGCCATCGAGATCGAGGCTGGGCTCGCCTTCGGCACCGGCCATCACGGCACGACCGCCGGCTGCCTGCAGGTCCTGTCGGAAGTTGTGCGTCGCGAGCACCCTCGCAATGCTCTGGACCTCGGTACGGGCAGCGCCGTTCTGGCCATTGCACTGGCGAAGATGGCGCATATTCCCGTGCTCGCCACCGACATCGACCCGGTCGCGACCGAGGTGGCAGATGAAAACGCCCGCATCAACGGCGTGGCCTCGTACCTGACCTGCGAGACGGCTGTCGGCTTTCACCATCCGGTCTTCGCCGCCGCCGGCCCGTTCGACCTGATCGTCGCCAACATCCTCGCCCGCCCGCTGATGCGACTGGCGCCTGACATGGCCCGTCACATCGCTCCGGGCGGCTCGCTGGTTCTCTCGGGCATTCTGGACAGCCAGCGCAATGCCGTCGTGGCGGCCTATGTCGGACAGCGGTTCAGGCATGTCCGCACGCTGCACCGGGAAGGCTGGGTCGCCATCCACCTCAAGCGGTAG
- a CDS encoding SCO family protein, whose product MRAILYGLLFLVAVGIGYVAFGWYAKMSSGEAYGDAFALVDQKGQPITEKEFRAQPSAVFFGFTHCPEICPTTLFELDGWLNQLGAEGENIRAFFVSVDPERDTPEIMDQYVGNVSKRITGVTGDPAKVAAMAKSFNIYSRKVETGDGDYTMDHTASVLLLDKGGAFAGTIAYGENAQAAIAKLKRLAAGS is encoded by the coding sequence ATGCGCGCGATCCTCTACGGGCTTCTTTTCCTTGTCGCCGTGGGCATCGGCTACGTCGCCTTCGGCTGGTATGCGAAGATGAGTTCGGGCGAAGCCTATGGCGACGCGTTCGCACTCGTCGACCAGAAGGGCCAGCCGATCACCGAGAAGGAGTTCAGGGCACAGCCCTCGGCGGTGTTCTTCGGCTTCACCCATTGTCCCGAAATCTGCCCGACGACGCTGTTCGAACTCGACGGCTGGCTGAACCAGCTCGGGGCCGAAGGCGAGAACATCCGCGCCTTTTTCGTCTCGGTCGACCCGGAGCGCGACACGCCGGAGATCATGGACCAATATGTCGGCAATGTCTCCAAGCGCATCACCGGCGTGACCGGCGATCCCGCCAAGGTCGCTGCGATGGCGAAATCCTTCAATATCTATTCGCGCAAGGTCGAGACCGGCGACGGCGACTACACGATGGACCACACCGCCTCGGTACTGCTGCTCGACAAGGGCGGCGCCTTCGCCGGCACCATCGCCTACGGCGAGAACGCCCAGGCGGCGATCGCCAAGCTCAAGCGGCTGGCGGCTGGTTCCTGA